The Campylobacter sp. MIT 99-7217 genome contains a region encoding:
- a CDS encoding TlpA disulfide reductase family protein → MELYRIKNFVLTLIAFLFIACDNHEFKSINPDLSYEFKFDGFSKELSFGQQKPFVLAFFTKDCGVCKEQIAILKDFSRENEIKIFTILGDARDKQDAILWAEQKGLDLTLFYESKAADFLSRVVGGIYGVPVIVFYDENSRLRQKFIGLTPKGVLEKELKNIQI, encoded by the coding sequence ATGGAGCTTTATAGAATCAAAAATTTCGTCCTTACTTTAATCGCATTTTTATTTATAGCTTGCGATAATCACGAGTTTAAAAGCATTAATCCAGATCTAAGCTATGAGTTTAAATTTGATGGCTTTAGCAAGGAGCTTTCTTTTGGGCAGCAAAAGCCTTTTGTTTTGGCGTTTTTTACTAAAGATTGTGGGGTTTGTAAGGAGCAAATTGCCATTTTGAAGGATTTTTCAAGGGAAAATGAGATCAAAATCTTTACGATTTTAGGCGATGCAAGAGACAAGCAAGATGCTATTTTGTGGGCTGAGCAAAAGGGGCTTGATTTGACTTTGTTTTATGAGAGCAAGGCGGCTGATTTTTTATCTCGTGTGGTTGGAGGGATTTATGGCGTGCCTGTGATCGTTTTTTACGATGAAAACTCAAGGCTTAGACAAAAATTTATAGGCTTAACTCCAAAGGGTGTTTTGGAAAAAGAGCTTAAAAATATCCAAATTTAA
- a CDS encoding agmatine deiminase family protein, with protein MNKALAEWSKQELLMLALPHEKTDWKPYLDEILSAYKEFINAVICFQKVLLIGNDEHFYKANFKDDERVEFFQCPINDTWIRDFGAIDIMQDDRLVSLNFHFNAWGNKFQSDLDDKVNSKLFKDKFQSKLIDVDMVLEGGSIDFNGDGIMLTSEYCLLNENRNAHLSKVQIEDKLKQIFNLKQIIWLKHGFIKGDDTDRHIDTLARFISKDTIVHCVCEDKEDEHYEELLKMKEELSKTGFKLLELPLPKALFYEGKRLGATYANFVFVNDALILPVYADENDELVIKRLAKALPQRKIVPIDARVFLRQNGSLHCSCQNRFLGKR; from the coding sequence ATGAACAAAGCTTTGGCAGAATGGAGCAAACAAGAGCTTTTAATGCTTGCTTTACCCCATGAAAAGACTGATTGGAAGCCTTATTTAGACGAAATTTTAAGTGCTTATAAGGAATTTATCAATGCTGTGATTTGCTTTCAAAAGGTTTTATTGATAGGAAATGATGAGCATTTTTATAAGGCAAATTTTAAAGATGATGAAAGGGTGGAGTTTTTTCAATGTCCTATCAATGATACTTGGATTAGGGACTTTGGTGCTATTGATATCATGCAAGATGATAGGCTTGTTTCTTTAAATTTTCACTTTAATGCTTGGGGAAATAAATTTCAAAGTGATCTTGATGATAAAGTAAATTCAAAGCTTTTTAAGGATAAATTTCAAAGTAAGCTTATTGATGTGGATATGGTTTTAGAGGGTGGCAGCATTGATTTTAACGGCGATGGAATTATGCTTACGAGCGAGTATTGCTTGCTTAATGAAAACAGAAACGCTCATCTAAGCAAAGTACAAATTGAAGATAAACTAAAGCAAATTTTTAATCTTAAGCAAATCATTTGGCTTAAACATGGCTTCATAAAAGGCGATGATACGGATAGGCATATTGATACCTTGGCAAGATTTATAAGTAAGGATACTATAGTACATTGTGTTTGTGAGGATAAAGAAGATGAGCATTATGAAGAGCTTTTGAAGATGAAAGAAGAGCTTAGTAAAACAGGCTTTAAGTTACTTGAACTTCCCCTGCCTAAGGCTTTATTTTACGAGGGCAAGAGACTTGGGGCTACTTATGCAAATTTTGTTTTTGTTAATGACGCCTTGATCTTGCCTGTGTATGCTGATGAAAATGATGAGCTGGTTATAAAAAGACTAGCCAAGGCTTTACCTCAAAGAAAGATTGTTCCGATTGATGCTAGGGTTTTTTTAAGGCAAAATGGCTCTTTACACTGCTCTTGTCAAAATAGATTTTTAGGAAAAAGATAG
- a CDS encoding GtrA family protein gives MKELIKYCLVGILNTLVGFGVVLLLSFLALMPELANLIGYTLGIFCSFFLNKYFTFKSKSKSHRDFLKFVFAMCIAYLINLLVLFIAYRIFHINVYLAQLFAALSYTLSGFLLSKFFVFVK, from the coding sequence GTGAAGGAGCTGATAAAATACTGCTTGGTTGGAATTTTAAATACCCTTGTAGGCTTTGGCGTAGTACTTTTGCTAAGCTTTTTAGCCCTCATGCCAGAGCTTGCAAATTTGATAGGATACACACTAGGGATTTTCTGCTCTTTTTTCTTAAACAAGTATTTTACCTTTAAGTCAAAAAGCAAGTCTCATCGTGATTTCTTAAAATTTGTTTTTGCTATGTGCATAGCCTATCTTATTAATCTTTTAGTGCTATTTATAGCTTATAGAATTTTTCATATAAATGTATATCTTGCCCAGCTTTTTGCTGCTCTAAGCTATACTTTAAGTGGCTTTTTGCTAAGCAAATTCTTCGTTTTTGTAAAGTAA
- a CDS encoding DUF6056 family protein — MKNKKNIILFLAVFAVLFVFNFLVVAQSDDWAHYFTAINPNIPWYDTYFTWNARIGEILNTGFLASLHQNLFDILNALVGSSFIFAVFYLCFLRLPKNKLDLLCFLLLCIFFIFLNSFSATFLWGAGSLNYLWGVSLIIWFLIPFRKFFHDRKNLEHENFSFLSLIFAVFFMFFGVLAGMASELMGATICLLLFISFIYAFIKKISLRIWYVLGSLGFFVGYALLFFAPANKVRGAVIKELDSKFLFLSDLLDLSFFELVTRINKMTRGFYDTTFLIFMITLVFFYLLKKNIKLKMYQYFLSIPFFIVARNIAKGVCGILVYLSLWYLCFKLTKINKKYFIFVILFGSWILMSFMLIQVYHLPSRARFGDHLILFMLILFMFREIYLKTKIKIWIQRLIYASLGILLMIYFANYSYLFYKWKKMEHFIAEQKAMGIKDIVVSKETFKSFIRNDWANPSENKDEFPNPTYAKYFEVESFIAK; from the coding sequence ATGAAAAATAAAAAGAATATCATTTTATTTTTAGCCGTTTTTGCCGTGCTTTTTGTGTTTAATTTCTTAGTTGTTGCCCAAAGTGATGACTGGGCACATTATTTTACAGCTATAAATCCTAATATTCCTTGGTATGATACTTATTTTACATGGAATGCTAGAATAGGAGAAATTCTTAACACAGGCTTTTTGGCAAGCTTACATCAAAATCTTTTTGATATTTTAAATGCTTTAGTTGGTAGCTCATTTATCTTTGCTGTATTTTATCTATGTTTTCTTCGCTTACCAAAAAACAAACTTGATTTGCTTTGTTTTTTACTCCTTTGTATCTTTTTTATCTTTTTAAATTCTTTTTCAGCTACTTTTTTGTGGGGTGCTGGAAGCTTAAACTACCTTTGGGGTGTAAGCCTTATCATTTGGTTTTTAATCCCCTTTAGAAAATTTTTCCACGATAGGAAAAACTTAGAACATGAGAACTTTTCATTTTTATCTTTGATCTTTGCTGTATTTTTTATGTTTTTTGGTGTTTTAGCTGGCATGGCAAGCGAGCTTATGGGTGCTACTATTTGCCTTTTATTATTTATTTCTTTTATATACGCGTTCATTAAAAAAATAAGCCTTAGAATTTGGTATGTTTTGGGAAGCCTAGGCTTTTTTGTTGGCTATGCTCTACTTTTCTTTGCTCCAGCAAATAAGGTAAGAGGGGCGGTAATAAAAGAGCTTGATTCAAAATTTTTGTTTTTAAGCGATTTGCTTGATTTAAGCTTTTTTGAGCTTGTAACTAGGATAAATAAAATGACAAGAGGATTTTATGATACAACTTTTCTTATTTTTATGATCACTTTAGTGTTTTTCTATCTTCTTAAGAAAAATATAAAATTAAAAATGTATCAATACTTTTTATCTATACCATTTTTCATCGTGGCTAGAAATATTGCAAAAGGGGTATGTGGAATTTTAGTTTATCTAAGCCTTTGGTATCTGTGTTTTAAACTCACTAAAATCAATAAAAAATATTTTATTTTTGTGATTTTATTTGGAAGTTGGATACTGATGTCTTTTATGCTTATACAGGTATATCATCTCCCTTCTCGTGCAAGATTTGGGGATCATTTAATCTTGTTTATGCTGATTTTATTTATGTTTAGAGAAATTTATCTTAAAACAAAAATAAAAATTTGGATACAAAGGCTCATATATGCTTCTTTAGGGATTTTGTTGATGATATATTTTGCAAATTATTCTTATTTATTTTATAAATGGAAAAAAATGGAACATTTTATCGCAGAGCAAAAGGCTATGGGGATAAAAGATATAGTGGTTTCAAAGGAAACATTTAAATCCTTCATAAGAAACGACTGGGCTAATCCTAGCGAAAACAAAGATGAGTTTCCAAACCCAACCTATGCAAAATATTTCGAAGTAGAAAGTTTTATAGCCAAGTGA
- a CDS encoding glycosyltransferase family 2 protein, with amino-acid sequence MNLQGGGDLDLSIVVPCYNESLNLNKFYQELLKELLRIKTQIKEDLSYELIFVNDGSKDGSLKILKGLKKQDLCIKIINFSRNFGKEAAILAGLKQSKAKACILIDADLQDPIELIYTMYESFFYKKADIIYARRVNRDKEGKIRAFFSKTFYLIYNLLSEVKLQSGVRDFRLMSKEVVQAILKLNEYHRFCKAIFEWVGFKKICLDYTYRPREAGESGWSFYKLLKYGFEGIISFSTFPLKISFVLGLLTSLLAFFYALYIFFDTLIFGNEVKGYASLICVILFFAGVQLIILGIIGEYIARIYEQVKNRPHFIIKEDNEK; translated from the coding sequence ATGAATTTACAGGGGGGGGGGGATTTAGATCTTAGCATCGTCGTTCCTTGTTATAACGAATCCTTAAATTTAAATAAATTTTATCAAGAGCTTTTAAAAGAGCTTCTTCGCATAAAAACACAGATCAAAGAAGACCTAAGTTATGAGCTTATCTTTGTTAATGACGGAAGCAAAGATGGTAGCTTAAAAATTTTAAAAGGGCTAAAAAAGCAAGATCTGTGTATAAAAATCATTAATTTTTCTAGAAATTTTGGTAAAGAAGCAGCTATTTTAGCAGGGCTAAAGCAAAGCAAGGCAAAAGCTTGTATACTCATTGATGCAGATTTACAAGATCCCATAGAGCTAATTTATACCATGTATGAGAGCTTTTTTTACAAAAAAGCAGATATTATCTATGCAAGGCGTGTAAATAGAGATAAAGAAGGTAAAATAAGGGCTTTTTTTTCAAAGACATTTTATCTTATTTATAATCTCTTAAGCGAGGTAAAGCTTCAAAGCGGAGTAAGGGATTTTCGCTTGATGAGCAAGGAGGTGGTTCAAGCTATCTTAAAACTCAATGAATACCACCGCTTTTGCAAGGCTATCTTTGAATGGGTGGGCTTTAAAAAAATCTGTCTTGATTATACTTATAGACCAAGAGAAGCTGGAGAAAGTGGCTGGAGCTTTTATAAGCTTTTAAAATACGGATTTGAGGGCATTATCAGCTTTTCTACCTTTCCTTTAAAAATTTCTTTTGTCCTAGGACTTCTTACGAGCTTACTTGCCTTTTTCTACGCCTTATATATCTTTTTTGATACCTTGATCTTTGGAAATGAAGTAAAAGGCTATGCTTCTTTGATTTGTGTGATTTTATTTTTTGCAGGAGTGCAACTTATCATACTTGGCATTATAGGAGAATATATCGCAAGAATTTATGAGCAGGTTAAAAACCGCCCACATTTTATCATAAAGGAAGATAATGAAAAATAA
- the gmhA gene encoding D-sedoheptulose 7-phosphate isomerase yields the protein MINLIEKEWQEHAKTLKESEVLKGQIAKIAEILNKSLKNGGKILICGNGGSAADSQHFAAELSGRYKKERKALAGIALTTDTSALTAIGNDYGFEFVFSRQVEALACKGDVLIGISTSGKSPNVLKAFESAKALGAVCIGLSGKGGGEMNALCDINLVVPSNDTARIQEMHILSIHCICQLIDEAF from the coding sequence ATGATAAATTTAATCGAAAAAGAATGGCAAGAACACGCCAAAACACTCAAAGAAAGCGAAGTTTTAAAGGGTCAAATCGCAAAAATAGCTGAAATTTTAAACAAAAGCCTTAAAAATGGAGGCAAGATTTTGATTTGTGGAAATGGAGGAAGTGCGGCTGATTCTCAGCACTTTGCAGCTGAACTTAGTGGGCGTTATAAAAAAGAGCGAAAGGCTTTGGCTGGGATCGCTCTAACCACCGATACTTCGGCTTTAACAGCCATTGGCAATGACTATGGCTTTGAATTTGTCTTTTCAAGACAAGTTGAAGCCCTAGCTTGCAAAGGCGATGTGCTTATCGGCATTTCAACGAGTGGAAAGAGTCCAAATGTCCTAAAAGCCTTTGAAAGCGCTAAGGCTTTGGGTGCTGTTTGTATAGGGCTTAGTGGCAAGGGAGGCGGAGAAATGAATGCGCTTTGCGATATCAACCTAGTCGTGCCAAGCAATGATACAGCTCGCATTCAAGAAATGCATATTTTGAGCATTCACTGCATTTGCCAGCTCATCGATGAAGCGTTTTAG
- the rfaE1 gene encoding D-glycero-beta-D-manno-heptose-7-phosphate kinase, translated as MFDSLSLKQPKILVLGDFMVDNYIFSECSRISPEAPVLVAKALRQDKRLGGAANVYANLKGLGADVFALGVVGDDESASFLKANLKGILLTQKGRKTPLKNRIVAHNQQVLRLDDESTEDICLEDELLLEFEKIVQDFEAIVLSDYGKGVLTAKICQNIIKKANALNLPVLIDPKGSDYSKYKGATLLTPNKKEALEALKFSDLNGDNLKFGIEKLKKDFDLKYSIITLSEAGIAIFDEDLKIAPAKALEVFDVTGAGDSVISMLAFCLANKIEIFKACELANEAAAVVVSKIGSVSVSFDEIKSFKKSEFEKKIKSKDELAGLLKDLKNSGKRLVFTNGCFDIVHFGHIKYLEKARKLGDILIVGLNSDSSVKRLKGDLRPINKEFQRACMLASFYFVDFVVIFDEDTPLELVKALKPDILVKGKDYEGKEVVGANLVSKLELIDFEEGYSTSKIIEKIKDKK; from the coding sequence ATGTTTGATAGCTTAAGCCTTAAACAACCTAAAATTTTAGTTTTGGGCGATTTTATGGTGGATAATTACATTTTTAGCGAATGCTCACGCATAAGCCCTGAAGCTCCTGTTTTAGTGGCAAAGGCTTTAAGGCAGGATAAAAGACTTGGCGGTGCTGCAAATGTTTATGCGAATTTAAAGGGCTTAGGAGCTGATGTTTTCGCACTTGGCGTGGTGGGCGATGATGAGAGTGCGAGCTTTTTAAAAGCAAATTTAAAGGGCATTTTGCTCACTCAAAAAGGGCGTAAAACCCCACTTAAAAACCGCATTGTCGCACACAATCAGCAAGTTTTGCGTCTTGATGATGAAAGCACTGAGGATATTTGCTTAGAAGATGAACTTTTGCTTGAGTTTGAAAAAATCGTGCAAGATTTTGAAGCTATCGTGTTAAGCGATTATGGCAAGGGCGTTTTGACGGCAAAAATTTGTCAAAATATCATCAAAAAAGCAAACGCACTAAATCTGCCCGTTTTGATCGATCCAAAGGGCAGTGATTATAGCAAATACAAAGGTGCGACGCTTTTAACGCCAAATAAAAAAGAAGCCTTAGAAGCCTTGAAATTTAGCGATTTAAACGGGGATAATCTTAAATTTGGCATAGAAAAGTTAAAAAAAGATTTTGATTTAAAATACTCCATTATCACGCTTTCAGAAGCTGGTATAGCGATCTTTGATGAGGATTTAAAAATCGCTCCAGCAAAGGCTTTGGAAGTTTTTGATGTAACCGGAGCTGGCGATAGCGTAATTTCTATGCTTGCATTTTGTTTGGCAAATAAAATCGAAATTTTCAAAGCCTGCGAGCTAGCAAACGAAGCAGCAGCCGTTGTCGTAAGCAAGATAGGAAGCGTAAGCGTAAGCTTTGATGAGATCAAAAGTTTTAAAAAAAGCGAATTTGAAAAAAAGATCAAGAGCAAAGATGAGCTTGCAGGGCTTTTAAAAGATCTTAAAAATTCTGGCAAAAGGCTTGTTTTTACGAATGGTTGCTTTGATATCGTGCATTTTGGACATATCAAATACCTTGAAAAAGCACGAAAACTGGGCGATATCTTAATCGTTGGCTTAAATTCAGACTCAAGCGTAAAAAGGCTTAAGGGCGATTTGCGTCCGATAAATAAAGAATTTCAAAGAGCTTGCATGCTTGCTAGCTTTTATTTTGTGGATTTTGTGGTGATTTTTGATGAGGATACGCCTTTAGAGCTGGTTAAGGCTTTAAAGCCTGATATTTTGGTTAAGGGCAAGGATTATGAGGGAAAGGAAGTTGTGGGAGCAAATTTGGTCTCAAAGCTTGAGTTAATAGACTTTGAAGAGGGGTATTCCACGAGTAAAATCATAGAAAAAATTAAGGATAAAAAATGA
- the rfaD gene encoding ADP-glyceromanno-heptose 6-epimerase, whose translation MKIAITGGAGFIGSNLALALQEKHEILVVDKMRSLERLDNGNLESFGHFKNLLDFKGELFVGDIRDEKSLKKIADFKPEVIFHEAAISDTTAYDQNKVLSVNLNSFQSFIDLALKLNAKLIYASSASVYGDSPSPQRVGVEEPKNPYAFSKLMMDNLASKYFDKLHIIGLRYFNIYGKNEFFKEKTASMILQFGLQILSGKSPRLFEGSDKIYRDFTYIKDVVSANLVALDGKSGIYNVGSAKARSFQDIVDILQSLLKTNLPCEYFENPFKKAYQFHTEAKLDESFSYRPKFSLEEGIEDYLGEIKRIFEQEIDEDKKNSSLFKRLADRI comes from the coding sequence ATGAAAATAGCCATAACCGGAGGTGCAGGCTTCATAGGCTCAAATTTAGCCCTAGCCTTACAAGAAAAGCATGAAATTTTGGTGGTGGATAAAATGCGTTCTTTGGAGCGTTTGGATAATGGAAATTTAGAAAGTTTTGGGCATTTTAAAAACCTGCTTGATTTTAAGGGCGAACTTTTTGTAGGCGACATAAGAGATGAAAAAAGTTTAAAAAAAATTGCTGATTTTAAACCTGAGGTGATTTTCCACGAAGCAGCCATTTCAGACACCACAGCTTATGATCAAAACAAGGTTTTAAGCGTAAATTTAAACAGCTTTCAAAGTTTTATCGACCTTGCTTTAAAGCTTAATGCCAAGCTCATTTATGCAAGCTCAGCTTCTGTGTATGGAGATAGCCCTAGTCCCCAAAGAGTAGGCGTTGAAGAGCCTAAGAACCCTTACGCTTTTTCAAAGCTTATGATGGATAATCTAGCCTCAAAATACTTTGACAAGCTTCATATCATAGGGCTTAGGTATTTTAATATTTACGGAAAAAACGAGTTTTTTAAGGAAAAAACAGCTTCCATGATACTGCAATTTGGCTTGCAAATTCTAAGTGGAAAAAGTCCGCGTTTGTTTGAGGGAAGTGATAAAATTTACAGAGATTTTACCTATATAAAAGATGTTGTAAGTGCGAATTTAGTAGCACTTGATGGCAAAAGTGGGATTTATAATGTAGGAAGTGCTAAAGCAAGAAGTTTTCAAGATATAGTTGATATTTTGCAAAGCTTGCTTAAGACAAATTTGCCTTGCGAATACTTTGAAAACCCTTTCAAAAAAGCCTATCAGTTTCACACTGAAGCAAAGCTTGATGAAAGCTTTTCGTATCGTCCTAAATTTAGCCTTGAAGAGGGGATTGAGGATTATTTGGGCGAGATAAAACGCATTTTTGAACAAGAAATTGACGAAGATAAAAAGAACTCATCTTTGTTTAAAAGACTAGCAGACCGAATTTAA